Proteins from one Phaenicophaeus curvirostris isolate KB17595 chromosome 16, BPBGC_Pcur_1.0, whole genome shotgun sequence genomic window:
- the LOC138727582 gene encoding lysosomal dipeptide transporter MFSD1-like isoform X1, giving the protein MAGGAERGSYRFLVLLFNCLLTFGSYFCFDIPSVLQQQLQGNLTCPNGTHQNSTGQNSSQDCVEGLGMTPAQYNLLYAVYAWTNAVVVILAGFLIDKLGNRFGVFVFSLLTVLGSSIFALGSHFKGSTYLLPMMLTGRLLFGSGNGSLTIVQNRITAFWFKGKELALAFGLTLSFSRLGSVLNFFFTQQFEAKFGIQWTLWGGTLLCVLGFISALAVSVLDKVGMKQLGLDGVIQQESKQVRIQDIRRLPLRYWLLVLTIMFFYNGIFPFVADASKFIQDKYSGYSQQAAAYIAGAVYDSSLVLSAAAGILIDYVGLRGVFAVGCAALTLPVFALLAFTFVPPLVSTVWLGVTYSFAAASMWPSIPLVVPRATLGTAMGLATSMQMVGVGLSNLIVGRILGTTSSELKIPLWRWQQMMIFMLANIIACVVASVTLNVVDEKQGGILNRTRKGAPVEQASNPTDTAPLLDDGAGNEGSAS; this is encoded by the exons ATGGCGGGCGGCGCGGAGCGGG GCTCCTACAGGTTCCTGGTGCTGCTCTTCAACTGCCTCCTCACCTTCGGGTCCTACTTCTGCTTCGACATCCCCAGcgtcctgcagcagcagctccagggg AACTTGACCTGCCCCAATGGAACCCATCAGAACAGCACCGGGCAGAACAGCTCACAGGACTGTGTTGAAGGCTTGGGAATGACGCCGGCACAGTACAACCTGCTGTATGCCGTCTACGCTTGGAC AAATGCAGTAGTGGTTATTCTGGCCGGATTCCTGATTGATAAGCTAGGAAATCGCT TTGgtgtctttgttttttctcttctgactgTGCTGGGATCGTCAATCTTTGCTCTAGGCTCACATTTCAAGGGGTCAACGTACCTCCTACCAATGATGTTAACAGGAAGACTGCTCTTTGGCTCTGGGAATGGGTCACTTACGA TTGTGCAGAACCGGATCACAGCCTTCTGGTTCAAGGGGAAGGAACTGGCGCTGGCGTTTGGACTGACTTTGTCTTTCTCCCGACTTGGGAGTGTCCTTAACTTCTTCTTCACCCAGCAGTTCGAGGCAAAGTTTGGAATACAGTGGACACTCTGGGGAG GTACTCTGCTGTGCGTGCTTGGTTTCATCTCAGCCCTCGCAGTCAGTGTTCTAGATAAAGTGGGCATGAAGCAGCTGGGCTTGGATGGGGTTATTCAGCAGGAATCCAAACAAGTG AGGATCCAGGACATCCGGCGACTTCCCCTTCGCTACTGGCTCCTGGTCCTCACCATCATGTTCTTCTACAACGGAATCTTCCCCTTCGTGGCAGACGCCAG caagtTTATCCAGGATAAATATTCCGGTTACAGTCAGCAGGCGGCTGCTTACATTGCTGGGGCCGTGTACGACAGCTCCCTCGTCCTCTCGGCAGCCGCTGGCATATTAATT GACTACGTTGGACTGCGAGGCGTCTTTGCTGTTGGCTGTGCTGCTCTGACCCTGCCGGTCTTTGCTCTCCTGGCGTTTACATTTGTTCCGCCGCTGGTCTCCACCGTCTGGCTGGGTGTCACCTACTCCTTTGCTGCT GCTAGCATGTGGCCATCCATACCCCTTGTGGTCCCCCGGGCAACTCTCGGGACAGCGATGGGGCTCGCAACTTCCATGCAGATGGTCGGAGTTGGCCTTTCGAACCTCATTGTCGGACGCATTCTAGGAACGACGTCCAG TGAGCTGAAGATCCCGCTGTGGCGCTGGCAACAGATGATGATCTTCATGTTGGCAAATATTATTGCATGTGTCGTTGCCTCCGTGACCCTCAATGTTGTGGACGAGAAACAG GGTGGGATACTGAACAGAACAAGAAAGGGAGCACCTGTGGAGCAGGCCAGCAACCCCACGGACACAGCACCGCTCCTTGATGATGGCGCAGGGAACGAGGGCTCTGCCAGCTGA
- the LOC138727582 gene encoding lysosomal dipeptide transporter MFSD1-like isoform X2, whose product MTPAQYNLLYAVYAWTNAVVVILAGFLIDKLGNRFGVFVFSLLTVLGSSIFALGSHFKGSTYLLPMMLTGRLLFGSGNGSLTIVQNRITAFWFKGKELALAFGLTLSFSRLGSVLNFFFTQQFEAKFGIQWTLWGGTLLCVLGFISALAVSVLDKVGMKQLGLDGVIQQESKQVRIQDIRRLPLRYWLLVLTIMFFYNGIFPFVADASKFIQDKYSGYSQQAAAYIAGAVYDSSLVLSAAAGILIDYVGLRGVFAVGCAALTLPVFALLAFTFVPPLVSTVWLGVTYSFAAASMWPSIPLVVPRATLGTAMGLATSMQMVGVGLSNLIVGRILGTTSSELKIPLWRWQQMMIFMLANIIACVVASVTLNVVDEKQLVVERNMCRPQMPPCWKEREAASGWLCLFFAALHQSCYSNQTPSLGRPGGGKLLPTASLGRAFLLLRHSRLQRLKHKQ is encoded by the exons ATGACGCCGGCACAGTACAACCTGCTGTATGCCGTCTACGCTTGGAC AAATGCAGTAGTGGTTATTCTGGCCGGATTCCTGATTGATAAGCTAGGAAATCGCT TTGgtgtctttgttttttctcttctgactgTGCTGGGATCGTCAATCTTTGCTCTAGGCTCACATTTCAAGGGGTCAACGTACCTCCTACCAATGATGTTAACAGGAAGACTGCTCTTTGGCTCTGGGAATGGGTCACTTACGA TTGTGCAGAACCGGATCACAGCCTTCTGGTTCAAGGGGAAGGAACTGGCGCTGGCGTTTGGACTGACTTTGTCTTTCTCCCGACTTGGGAGTGTCCTTAACTTCTTCTTCACCCAGCAGTTCGAGGCAAAGTTTGGAATACAGTGGACACTCTGGGGAG GTACTCTGCTGTGCGTGCTTGGTTTCATCTCAGCCCTCGCAGTCAGTGTTCTAGATAAAGTGGGCATGAAGCAGCTGGGCTTGGATGGGGTTATTCAGCAGGAATCCAAACAAGTG AGGATCCAGGACATCCGGCGACTTCCCCTTCGCTACTGGCTCCTGGTCCTCACCATCATGTTCTTCTACAACGGAATCTTCCCCTTCGTGGCAGACGCCAG caagtTTATCCAGGATAAATATTCCGGTTACAGTCAGCAGGCGGCTGCTTACATTGCTGGGGCCGTGTACGACAGCTCCCTCGTCCTCTCGGCAGCCGCTGGCATATTAATT GACTACGTTGGACTGCGAGGCGTCTTTGCTGTTGGCTGTGCTGCTCTGACCCTGCCGGTCTTTGCTCTCCTGGCGTTTACATTTGTTCCGCCGCTGGTCTCCACCGTCTGGCTGGGTGTCACCTACTCCTTTGCTGCT GCTAGCATGTGGCCATCCATACCCCTTGTGGTCCCCCGGGCAACTCTCGGGACAGCGATGGGGCTCGCAACTTCCATGCAGATGGTCGGAGTTGGCCTTTCGAACCTCATTGTCGGACGCATTCTAGGAACGACGTCCAG TGAGCTGAAGATCCCGCTGTGGCGCTGGCAACAGATGATGATCTTCATGTTGGCAAATATTATTGCATGTGTCGTTGCCTCCGTGACCCTCAATGTTGTGGACGAGAAACAG CTTGTTGTGGAAAGGAACATGTGTCGCCCACAGATGCCGCCGTGCTGGAAGGAGCGGGAAGCAGCAAGCGGCTGGTTGTGTCTATTTTTTGCAGCGTTGCACCAATCGTGTTACAGTAACCAAACCCCAAGCCTCGGGCGCCCTGGAGGGGGTAAGCTCCTTCCAACAGCATCCCTTGGCAGAGCCTTCCTCTTGCTCAGACACAGCCGATTGCAACGCTTAAAACATAAACAGTGA